Proteins encoded together in one Oceanobacillus iheyensis HTE831 window:
- a CDS encoding (S)-benzoin forming benzil reductase, translating to MKAAIVTGVSKGLGESIAKLYLESGVMVIGISRTDNKNLYSIAENNNTEFHHVACDLSDLSEYDSALNKVDEILFQDQVELGTIYLVNNAGIVDPIDQAKNITNDTLQKHLQVNTFAPMAFTNYYLKKAEERQVTLITAIVTSGAAKKPKFGWSAYCSSKASMNMYTETVALEQDEEQTGNQIIAFSPGVMDTNMQETIRSSSKEAFKDVEDFKGLKDNNLLKDTDLIAGVLIDIMTDEKIQNGKIYDVKDYI from the coding sequence ATGAAAGCAGCAATAGTAACAGGAGTATCAAAAGGATTAGGAGAATCCATTGCAAAGCTGTATTTAGAATCGGGAGTAATGGTAATTGGAATATCACGCACTGATAACAAGAATTTATATTCAATAGCTGAAAACAACAATACAGAATTTCATCATGTAGCTTGTGATTTATCGGATTTAAGTGAATATGATTCAGCACTTAACAAAGTGGATGAAATACTTTTCCAAGATCAAGTAGAATTAGGTACGATATATTTAGTGAATAATGCAGGTATCGTTGATCCAATAGACCAAGCAAAAAATATCACTAACGATACATTACAAAAGCATTTACAAGTGAATACTTTCGCACCAATGGCTTTTACAAATTATTATTTAAAAAAAGCAGAGGAGCGTCAAGTTACATTAATTACTGCAATCGTCACATCCGGCGCAGCCAAGAAGCCTAAATTTGGATGGAGTGCTTACTGTTCTTCTAAAGCAAGTATGAACATGTATACAGAAACGGTTGCTCTTGAACAAGATGAAGAGCAGACTGGGAACCAAATTATTGCTTTTAGCCCTGGAGTAATGGATACAAACATGCAGGAAACAATCCGTTCTAGCTCAAAAGAGGCTTTTAAAGATGTAGAAGATTTCAAGGGACTAAAAGATAATAATCTATTGAAGGATACAGATTTAATTGCAGGTGTTTTAATTGATATTATGACTGATGAAAAGATACAAAATGGAAAAATTTATGATGTCAAAGATTATATTTAA
- a CDS encoding YjcZ family sporulation protein, protein MGKDHHGENFGSAGFALLVVLFILLVIIGTAYSGGDKCGGYCGGGYGW, encoded by the coding sequence ATGGGTAAAGATCATCATGGTGAAAACTTTGGCTCCGCTGGCTTTGCATTGCTAGTAGTGCTGTTTATCTTGCTTGTCATCATAGGAACTGCATACTCTGGTGGAGACAAATGCGGTGGCTATTGTGGCGGCGGCTACGGCTGGTAG
- a CDS encoding putative ABC transporter permease subunit, which yields MMSKTWKVIRIMLKMQYTSTSKNSYAWLYIVAGLFFIPFLGLIFTLYNNLISAIYNVFAPLQQQSMILGLLFVGISIILFITCIVSVLTAFYFADDVEAYIPFPLHPYQILLGKAASPLIYSYLLSGITYLPMMIIYGNISNGSILYYIYGILLFILLPVIPFVIASVILMFVMRYVNIAKNKDRSKIFAGVFSLAAVILINVIVRLNTDESELMESIGQMMQQQEGLLQWITYFYPPAWFSANSLHQAESITGFLFIFLMIILSGLAIILFALLGQKLYLKGVLGMSSGGSGKMSKKKLDKSITSQPIWKSYIKKDLRILLRTPTFLTQCVVQSLFMPVFLLVIFFLDFGSGLTGNITESIPEKNILLILFIVTVFMVSINMTAATAISREGKTWKANLFLPLDQKQVIHCKLIVSYLIGLLPMILLFIIGIIIGLPIKVLMLWGVVFLAINWFSSCIGIILDMNQPKLNWTDEQELFKNRFVPFFGFLMQVVIFGLITIVLWSIDLSNVYLLAVILFAVVLLGIFLAHRYMYKRINHQVFQEINF from the coding sequence ATGATGAGTAAGACATGGAAAGTCATCCGTATTATGTTAAAGATGCAATACACTTCGACAAGCAAAAATAGCTATGCATGGTTGTATATCGTTGCTGGATTATTTTTCATTCCGTTTCTCGGATTAATTTTTACACTGTATAATAATTTAATTAGTGCTATTTATAATGTGTTTGCACCTCTACAGCAGCAATCGATGATACTTGGTCTACTTTTCGTCGGAATAAGCATTATTTTATTCATTACTTGTATTGTTTCAGTATTAACTGCTTTTTATTTTGCAGATGATGTAGAGGCGTACATCCCTTTTCCTTTACACCCATACCAAATTTTATTAGGAAAAGCAGCAAGTCCTTTGATTTACTCATATTTATTATCAGGAATTACCTACCTACCTATGATGATTATTTATGGAAATATTAGTAATGGATCAATACTTTACTATATTTATGGAATCCTTTTATTTATTCTATTGCCAGTAATTCCTTTTGTAATCGCTTCTGTGATTTTAATGTTTGTCATGCGCTATGTAAATATCGCTAAAAATAAGGATCGCTCAAAAATATTTGCAGGTGTATTCTCGCTTGCGGCTGTTATTTTAATAAATGTAATCGTACGACTCAATACGGATGAATCTGAATTAATGGAATCGATTGGTCAAATGATGCAACAACAAGAAGGGCTATTACAATGGATTACCTATTTCTATCCGCCAGCATGGTTTTCAGCAAATAGCTTGCATCAAGCAGAATCAATTACTGGATTTCTTTTTATATTTTTAATGATAATACTGAGTGGATTAGCAATCATACTTTTTGCATTACTTGGACAAAAACTATATCTAAAAGGCGTACTAGGTATGAGTAGCGGTGGTAGTGGAAAAATGTCTAAGAAAAAATTAGATAAATCCATTACTTCTCAACCAATTTGGAAATCATATATCAAAAAGGATTTACGTATTCTCTTAAGAACACCGACATTTCTTACCCAATGTGTTGTTCAATCATTATTTATGCCAGTATTTTTATTGGTTATTTTCTTCTTGGACTTTGGAAGTGGACTAACAGGCAATATTACAGAATCAATACCAGAAAAAAATATTCTATTGATTTTGTTTATTGTTACTGTCTTTATGGTAAGCATTAACATGACTGCTGCAACTGCCATTTCTCGAGAAGGTAAAACGTGGAAAGCTAATTTATTTCTTCCACTTGATCAAAAACAAGTAATTCATTGTAAATTGATTGTATCTTATCTAATTGGTTTATTACCTATGATATTACTATTCATCATTGGTATTATTATAGGTCTCCCAATAAAGGTACTTATGTTATGGGGAGTAGTATTCCTTGCAATTAATTGGTTTTCTAGTTGTATTGGAATCATACTTGATATGAACCAACCAAAATTAAATTGGACAGATGAACAAGAATTATTTAAAAATCGATTTGTTCCGTTTTTTGGTTTTCTTATGCAAGTTGTTATTTTTGGTTTGATCACCATTGTACTATGGAGTATCGACCTATCGAATGTTTATCTATTGGCCGTTATTCTCTTTGCTGTCGTATTGCTGGGAATATTCTTGGCTCATCGATATATGTATAAACGAATCAATCATCAAGTGTTTCAAGAAATTAATTTCTAG
- a CDS encoding ABC transporter ATP-binding protein, with product MIEINQVTKEFEGKTAIQNLNLTIPNGKIIGFLGPNGAGKSTTINMMTGILPIDSGSITLNGLDIEKQPLEAKKIFGLVPDRSDMFLRLKGMEYLNFIADIYEIPAEIRKERIEYFTKQFSIHDALGNYIQSYSHGMRQKIMVTGVLLHDPDIWILDEPLTGLDPKSSHSLKLMMREHADKGNTVFFSSHGLEVVEQLCDEVAIINKGKLIFYGTVEQLQQEYATDQSLENVFLELTNDE from the coding sequence TTGATCGAAATAAACCAAGTTACAAAAGAATTTGAGGGAAAAACAGCCATCCAAAATTTAAATTTGACGATTCCCAATGGAAAAATCATTGGTTTCTTAGGGCCAAATGGTGCTGGAAAATCCACCACTATTAATATGATGACAGGGATTTTACCAATTGATTCAGGCTCCATTACTTTAAATGGACTTGATATTGAAAAACAGCCACTAGAAGCAAAGAAAATATTCGGATTAGTTCCAGACCGTTCTGATATGTTCCTTAGATTAAAAGGAATGGAATATTTAAATTTTATAGCAGATATTTATGAAATACCCGCTGAAATACGAAAAGAAAGAATTGAATACTTTACAAAACAATTTTCTATTCATGATGCATTAGGAAATTACATACAAAGCTATTCACATGGTATGCGTCAAAAAATAATGGTAACAGGTGTACTATTACATGATCCAGATATTTGGATTCTCGATGAACCGTTAACCGGATTAGATCCTAAATCTTCTCATTCTTTAAAACTTATGATGCGAGAACACGCTGACAAAGGGAATACAGTCTTCTTTTCTAGCCATGGACTTGAGGTCGTGGAACAACTATGTGATGAAGTTGCAATTATTAATAAAGGTAAACTAATTTTTTATGGGACGGTGGAACAGCTCCAACAAGAATATGCAACAGATCAATCCCTTGAAAATGTATTCTTGGAGTTGACCAATGATGAGTAA